A window of the Janthinobacterium agaricidamnosum NBRC 102515 = DSM 9628 genome harbors these coding sequences:
- the rsmD gene encoding 16S rRNA (guanine(966)-N(2))-methyltransferase RsmD, protein MQKSNKKPAKVPVHRPPPANQVRIIGGVWKRSILPVLDALGLRPTPDRVRETVFNWINHLRDGEWADAQCLDLFAGSGALGFEAASRGAASVTMVDTHTPVIRQLDEIKTRLRADQVQLVRGDALAVAQGMAARGQRFDVIFLDPPYQQDFLSRILPVCASLLKEGGLIYAESGLTMVFDEAAGEQKPDWMIPWEVIRADKAGTVFYHLLTYNKTA, encoded by the coding sequence ATGCAAAAATCGAATAAAAAACCCGCCAAGGTCCCGGTCCATCGTCCACCTCCAGCCAATCAGGTGCGCATCATCGGCGGCGTCTGGAAACGCAGCATCTTGCCGGTGCTCGACGCGCTCGGCTTGCGTCCGACGCCGGACCGCGTGCGCGAAACCGTGTTTAACTGGATCAACCATTTGCGCGACGGCGAGTGGGCCGATGCGCAATGCCTGGACTTGTTCGCCGGCAGCGGCGCGCTCGGTTTCGAAGCGGCCAGCCGCGGCGCGGCATCGGTCACCATGGTCGACACCCACACGCCGGTGATACGCCAGCTCGATGAGATCAAGACCAGGCTGCGCGCCGACCAGGTGCAGCTGGTGCGCGGCGACGCCTTGGCCGTGGCGCAAGGCATGGCCGCGCGCGGCCAGCGTTTCGATGTCATCTTCCTCGATCCGCCTTACCAGCAAGACTTTTTGTCGCGCATCTTGCCGGTCTGCGCATCGCTGCTGAAAGAAGGCGGCTTGATCTACGCCGAATCCGGCTTGACGATGGTGTTCGATGAAGCCGCCGGGGAACAAAAACCGGATTGGATGATCCCATGGGAAGTGATCCGCGCCGACAAAGCGGGGACGGTGTTCTACCATTTGCTCACTTACAACAAAACCGCGTGA
- a CDS encoding DUF6279 family lipoprotein: protein MLLVSLLALLAACSSLRLTYNHGDTILYWWLNAYVDIDSDQKGWVKKDIDNFFAWHRKTQLKDYVQVLSHAQRQLQGNVTQADLLADYSDIKQRTEALLLKAQPELADLAMALRPEQIAQMEKKFASNNDDYRKKYLRGDQDKRQQYRFDKAMEQFELWFGNFSREQQDSIRKASDARPLDNEIWLDERIRRQRNIVNLVQKVQREKLNKDATIALIHNLIQDSFNRLDHSERKAFFDTTNEATANLVLTVIKIATPAQKAHAIKRMQGWIDDFNALAADMK from the coding sequence TTGTTACTGGTCTCATTGCTGGCGCTGCTCGCCGCTTGCAGTTCCTTGCGCCTGACCTACAACCATGGTGACACGATACTGTACTGGTGGCTGAACGCTTACGTGGATATCGATTCGGATCAAAAAGGCTGGGTCAAGAAAGATATCGACAATTTCTTCGCGTGGCACCGCAAGACCCAGTTGAAGGATTATGTGCAAGTGCTGAGCCATGCCCAGCGCCAGTTGCAGGGCAATGTCACGCAAGCCGATTTGCTGGCCGATTACAGCGACATCAAGCAACGCACCGAGGCGCTGCTGCTCAAGGCGCAACCGGAACTGGCCGACCTGGCGATGGCGCTGCGTCCGGAACAGATTGCACAGATGGAAAAAAAGTTCGCGTCGAATAACGACGATTACCGCAAAAAATACCTGCGCGGCGACCAGGACAAGCGCCAGCAATACCGTTTCGATAAAGCGATGGAGCAATTCGAATTATGGTTCGGCAATTTCAGCAGGGAACAGCAAGACAGTATCCGCAAGGCGTCCGACGCGCGTCCGCTGGACAATGAGATCTGGCTCGACGAACGCATCAGGCGGCAGCGCAATATCGTCAACCTGGTGCAAAAGGTGCAGCGCGAAAAGTTGAACAAGGACGCCACCATCGCCTTGATCCACAACTTGATACAGGACAGTTTTAATCGCCTCGACCATTCCGAGCGCAAGGCCTTTTTCGATACCACCAATGAAGCGACGGCGAATCTGGTGCTGACCGTCATCAAGATCGCCACGCCGGCCCAGAAAGCCCACGCGATCAAGCGCATGCAGGGCTGGATCGACGACTTTAATGCGCTGGCGGCGGACATGAAGTAA
- a CDS encoding BrnT family toxin, producing MFSWDDAKNESNLRKHGVSFDVAKLVFEDPLHRTRQDRIENGEQRWQTIGVVHGVVMLLVAHTWYVGESCIEHIRIISARRATKLERKIYEQSS from the coding sequence TTGTTTTCATGGGATGATGCGAAGAATGAAAGTAATCTGCGCAAGCATGGAGTCAGCTTTGACGTTGCCAAACTTGTGTTTGAGGATCCCTTGCACCGCACTCGACAAGATCGCATTGAAAACGGTGAGCAACGATGGCAGACGATAGGGGTGGTACATGGCGTTGTCATGCTGTTGGTGGCGCATACATGGTATGTCGGTGAAAGTTGCATAGAGCATATACGGATCATTTCTGCGCGACGCGCTACCAAGTTGGAAAGGAAAATATATGAGCAAAGTAGCTGA
- a CDS encoding Lrp/AsnC family transcriptional regulator → MTNTVVALDEVDRRILNALQVDASQTNSELAQEVHVSPPTCLRRVKHLTETGVIERQVAIVAPEKVGPRLTAIVEITLDVQAAERMEEFERHVAADAAVLQCYRVAPGPDFVLIVQVTDMPAYHALAHRLFAAHVNVRNVKSYFSTFRSKFETRIAV, encoded by the coding sequence ATGACAAACACTGTTGTTGCACTGGATGAAGTTGATCGTCGCATCTTGAATGCGCTGCAAGTTGATGCATCACAAACCAACAGTGAACTGGCGCAAGAAGTTCATGTGTCGCCGCCAACATGTTTGCGCCGCGTCAAGCATCTGACCGAAACTGGCGTCATCGAGCGCCAGGTGGCCATCGTTGCGCCGGAGAAGGTCGGGCCGCGCCTGACGGCCATCGTCGAGATCACGCTGGATGTGCAGGCGGCCGAGCGGATGGAAGAGTTCGAGCGCCATGTCGCCGCCGATGCGGCGGTGCTGCAATGCTACCGGGTGGCGCCGGGGCCGGATTTTGTGTTGATCGTGCAAGTGACGGACATGCCGGCCTACCACGCGCTGGCGCACCGCCTGTTCGCCGCACATGTCAATGTGCGCAATGTGAAGAGTTATTTTTCGACTTTCCGCAGCAAGTTCGAGACCCGCATCGCGGTGTAG
- a CDS encoding BrnA antitoxin family protein yields MSKVADPLLRELALLANKAESDIDFSDIPATTEQDWEGSVRGKFYRPLKQQLTVRIDADVLEWLKSQGKGYQSRLNDILRAAMLDKLRLK; encoded by the coding sequence ATGAGCAAAGTAGCTGATCCCTTGCTGCGAGAGTTGGCGTTACTGGCGAATAAAGCGGAAAGCGATATTGATTTCTCAGACATCCCGGCTACCACGGAGCAAGACTGGGAAGGCTCTGTGCGCGGAAAGTTCTATCGTCCGCTCAAGCAGCAACTGACGGTACGAATCGATGCGGATGTGCTTGAGTGGCTAAAAAGCCAGGGCAAGGGATATCAAAGCCGTTTGAACGATATCTTACGCGCTGCGATGCTCGACAAGCTGCGTCTCAAATAA
- the glmU gene encoding bifunctional UDP-N-acetylglucosamine diphosphorylase/glucosamine-1-phosphate N-acetyltransferase GlmU: MNVVILAAGMGKRMQSALPKVLHPLAGKPLLSHVIDTARGLAPSKLCVIYGHGGAAVLKLLEKQNTAQAVQIDAALQEQQLGTGHAVMQALPLLDESVPTLILYGDVPLTSAAALHRLVVAAGSDKLGILTVEQDNPFGLGRMVRENGQIVRIVEEKDASDAERAIKEINSGIMSVPTSQLKKWLAALSNNNAQGEYYLTDIVAQAVADGVPVVSAQPAAQWEVAGVNSKVQLAELERIHQNNIAQGLLERGVTLLDPARIDVRGELICGRDVTIDVGCVFEGLVELADGVSVGAHSVIVNASIAAGAVIKPFCHIEDAVVGPASIIGPYARLRPGTVLAEDVHVGNFVEIKNSQVAAHSKANHLAYIGDATIGSRVNVGAGTITCNYDGVNKFRTVIEDDAFIGSDSQLVAPVTVGKGATLGAGTTLTKDAPAGKLTISRAKQITIDSWKRPEKIKK, from the coding sequence ATGAATGTTGTCATCCTCGCCGCCGGCATGGGAAAGCGCATGCAATCGGCGCTGCCCAAAGTGTTACATCCCCTGGCAGGCAAGCCGCTGCTGTCGCACGTGATCGATACGGCGCGTGGTCTGGCGCCGTCTAAATTATGCGTTATTTACGGACATGGGGGCGCAGCGGTGCTGAAGTTGCTTGAAAAGCAGAATACCGCGCAAGCCGTCCAGATCGACGCGGCGCTGCAAGAACAGCAGCTGGGTACCGGTCATGCCGTGATGCAAGCCCTGCCCTTGCTGGATGAATCCGTGCCGACGCTGATCCTGTACGGCGACGTGCCGCTGACCAGCGCCGCCGCATTGCACCGGCTGGTGGTCGCGGCCGGCAGCGACAAGCTGGGCATCCTGACCGTGGAACAAGACAACCCTTTCGGCCTGGGCCGCATGGTGCGTGAAAACGGCCAGATCGTGCGTATCGTCGAAGAAAAAGACGCCAGCGACGCGGAACGGGCGATCAAGGAAATCAATAGCGGCATCATGTCGGTGCCGACCTCGCAGTTGAAAAAATGGCTGGCGGCCTTGTCGAACAACAATGCCCAAGGCGAGTATTACCTGACCGATATCGTGGCCCAGGCGGTGGCCGATGGCGTGCCGGTGGTCTCGGCGCAACCGGCGGCGCAGTGGGAAGTGGCGGGCGTCAACAGCAAGGTGCAGCTGGCCGAACTGGAACGCATCCATCAAAACAATATCGCGCAAGGCTTGCTGGAACGCGGCGTCACCCTGCTCGACCCGGCGCGCATCGACGTGCGCGGCGAATTGATTTGCGGACGCGACGTCACCATCGATGTCGGTTGCGTATTCGAGGGACTGGTCGAACTGGCCGACGGCGTCAGCGTCGGCGCGCACAGCGTCATCGTCAACGCCAGCATCGCGGCCGGCGCCGTGATCAAGCCGTTTTGCCATATCGAAGACGCAGTGGTCGGCCCCGCTTCGATCATCGGACCGTACGCCCGTTTGCGTCCCGGCACCGTACTGGCCGAAGACGTTCACGTCGGCAACTTCGTTGAAATCAAGAATAGCCAGGTGGCCGCGCACAGCAAGGCCAACCACCTGGCCTACATCGGCGACGCGACCATCGGCTCGCGCGTCAACGTCGGCGCCGGCACCATCACCTGCAACTACGATGGCGTCAACAAATTCCGCACCGTGATCGAAGACGACGCCTTCATCGGCAGCGACAGCCAGCTGGTGGCGCCGGTCACGGTCGGCAAAGGGGCCACCCTGGGCGCCGGCACCACGCTGACCAAGGATGCGCCAGCCGGCAAGCTGACCATTTCGCGCGCCAAGCAAATTACCATCGACAGCTGGAAGCGTCCGGAAAAGATCAAGAAGTAA
- the coaD gene encoding pantetheine-phosphate adenylyltransferase has translation MVVAVYPGTFDPLTRGHEDLVRRASGLFDKLIVGVADSKNKKPFFSLDERLEIANEVLGHYPNVQVESFSGLLKDFVRNHDARVIVRGLRAVSDFEYEFQMAGMNRYLLPDVETMFLTPSDQYQFISGTIVREISALGGDVSKFVFPSVDRWLQKKLASLADQAE, from the coding sequence ATGGTTGTAGCAGTTTATCCAGGAACATTCGATCCGCTGACGCGTGGTCATGAAGATTTGGTGCGCCGCGCATCCGGTCTGTTTGACAAGCTGATCGTCGGTGTTGCCGACAGCAAGAACAAAAAACCGTTTTTTTCGCTGGATGAGCGCCTGGAAATCGCCAATGAAGTGTTGGGGCATTACCCGAACGTGCAGGTGGAAAGTTTTTCCGGCCTGTTGAAGGATTTTGTGCGCAACCACGATGCGCGCGTCATCGTGCGCGGTTTGCGCGCGGTGTCCGATTTCGAATATGAATTCCAGATGGCCGGCATGAACCGTTATTTGCTGCCGGACGTGGAAACCATGTTCTTGACGCCGTCCGACCAGTACCAGTTTATTTCGGGCACCATCGTGCGCGAAATCTCGGCGCTGGGCGGCGATGTTTCCAAATTTGTGTTCCCCTCGGTGGACCGTTGGCTGCAAAAGAAACTTGCATCGCTGGCGGACCAGGCCGAATAA